DNA from Mycobacterium bourgelatii:
TCGCCGGACTTCCGGGAGAACTTCGCACCGTTGCTCGACTGCGGCGCCCAAGGCGTCGACCTCTTCTTCATCCTCAGTGGCTTCGTGCTGACCTGGAATTACCTCGAGCGGATGGGTCCGACCTGGTCGTTGCGCGCCCACCTGCACTTCCTGTGGCTGCGGTTGGCCCGGGTGTGGCCGGTGTACCTGGTGACCCTGCACCTGGCCGCCGTCTTGGTCATCTTCAGCCTGCACGTCGGCCACACCCCGCTGCCCGAGGCGAGCAGGCTCACCGCGATCAGCTACGTGCGCCAGGTCCTCATGGTGCAGCTGTGGTACCAGCCGTTCTTCGACGACTCGAGTTGGGACGGACCGGCCTGGTCGATCAGCGCGGAATGGTTGGCCTACCTGATGTTCGGCGGGCTGGTGCTGGTGATTTACCGGATGAGGCATGCCACGCGTGCGCGCGGACTGATGTGGCTGGCTTTCGCGGCGTCACTGCCGCCGCTGATGATGTTGCTGGCCACGGGCCAGTTCTACACGCCGTGGAGTTGGCTGCCGCGGATCGTCACGCAGTTCACCGCCGGGGCGCTGGCTGCGGCGGCCGTGCGCCGGCTGCAGCCGACCGAGCGCACCAGGCAGGTCGCCGGGTACCTGTCCGTCGTCATCATTGCTGCCATCGTCGGCATCCTGTACTGGTTCGACGCGCATCCGATCAAGGGGGTGACGGACAGCAGCGGCGTGGTCGACATCTTGTTCGTCCCGCTGGTGCTTACCCTCGCGGTCGGCGTGGGCAGCCTGCCGCGGCTGCTGTCCACCCGGGTGATGGTGTACGCCGGACAGATCTCGTTCTGCCTCTACATGGTGCATGAGCTGGTGCACACCGTCTGGCGATGGGCTGTGGTCAACTTCCAGCTGCGGCCATGGGAGCAGGACAACCCGTGGAAATGGAACGTCCTCGGCCTGTTCGCCATCGCGGTCGGTCTTTCGGCCCTGATGTACCACTTCGTCGAAGAACCCGCCCGGCGCTGGATGCGCAGGATGGTGGACGTCAAACCTCCGGATGCAACGGTCGAGGCGGGCGAGGTGGTACTGCCCAAACTGCACCAGATCGAGGGTGGGCGGGAACGTTCGCCGGTCCGCACCGCGCGCATAGGCCGCGCGCGTTAGCGGCGTATTCAGACGGTTCCTCGTACTATTTCGTTGAGTTCGTCTGCGGCACCGACCAGTTGACCTGGTGCCGTCCACCATGGAGGTAGTTCGTGAGTCGGCTGGTGACACTGGTCCTCAGTCTTGGGCTCCTGGTCGGCGTGTTGGTCGTTGCACCCCCCGCGTCGCCCCGGTCCTACCGGCCGCTGAGCACGGATTTCCGGGTGACCCAGCTGGCCGTGATCGGCGACTCCTACACCACCGGCACCGACCTGGGCGGGCTCGGCTCGAAAACCTGGACCGGACTGGCTTGGAAGGCCCTCGCGTCGAATGGCGTTCGCGTTGTGGCCGACGTGGCGGCGGAGGGCAGAGCAGGCTACGGCGTGGTCGGTGACCACGGCAGCGTGTTCGAGGATCTGACGGCCAGGGTGGTCAAACCCGACGACGCCCTGGTGGTGTTCTTCGGCTCCCGCAACGACCAGGACGTCGACCCGGTGCACGTGTTCGCCCGGGCGCACGACACTTATGCGCTGGCGCGTCGCTTCGCCCCGTCGGCGAAATTTCTGGTGATCGGGCCGCCCTGGCCAACTCCCGACGTGCCCGAATCGGTGTTGCGGGTCCGCGATGCGGTCAGGAATGCCGCGCTCATGGCGGGCGCGGTCTTCGTCGATCCGATCGTCGAACGCTGGTTCTTCGACAAGCCCGAGTTGATCGCTTCCGATGGTGTCCACCCCAACGACGCGGGGCATGAGTACATGGCAAGCAAGATCGCGCCGCTAATTCGCGCACAGATATACCGATAAGCGGAGGTGGTACCGAGGTCTACCGCGAAACCGCCTGTCGCACAAGCCGTTTGGCTTATGACTCAGTCTTCTGCGTGGCGCTCGTAGTCCCAACGCTCAAGGCGCGCTTGCAATTGCAGCAGACCAAGCCCGGCGATCGGCGCAGCTGCCGTGAGCAACAGGTACACCATCGGACTCATCTCTCCAACCTCCAAAACCTCTTCATTCGTAACACGTTTCGTCCGTATACGTGGTTCATTTGGCCGAATTTCGCTCACTTTGTGATCGATAAGTTTTCTGCGAGCCCTAAACCTCAAACCACCGATGGGCCGTCGTGGTGATTGGTTGAGCCTTTGATCTTGATTCTGGTG
Protein-coding regions in this window:
- a CDS encoding Rv0518 family GDSL lipase, whose protein sequence is MSRLVTLVLSLGLLVGVLVVAPPASPRSYRPLSTDFRVTQLAVIGDSYTTGTDLGGLGSKTWTGLAWKALASNGVRVVADVAAEGRAGYGVVGDHGSVFEDLTARVVKPDDALVVFFGSRNDQDVDPVHVFARAHDTYALARRFAPSAKFLVIGPPWPTPDVPESVLRVRDAVRNAALMAGAVFVDPIVERWFFDKPELIASDGVHPNDAGHEYMASKIAPLIRAQIYR
- a CDS encoding acyltransferase family protein, whose translation is MRTAEIRGDIKALTGLRIIAAVWVVMFHFRPMLSDISPDFRENFAPLLDCGAQGVDLFFILSGFVLTWNYLERMGPTWSLRAHLHFLWLRLARVWPVYLVTLHLAAVLVIFSLHVGHTPLPEASRLTAISYVRQVLMVQLWYQPFFDDSSWDGPAWSISAEWLAYLMFGGLVLVIYRMRHATRARGLMWLAFAASLPPLMMLLATGQFYTPWSWLPRIVTQFTAGALAAAAVRRLQPTERTRQVAGYLSVVIIAAIVGILYWFDAHPIKGVTDSSGVVDILFVPLVLTLAVGVGSLPRLLSTRVMVYAGQISFCLYMVHELVHTVWRWAVVNFQLRPWEQDNPWKWNVLGLFAIAVGLSALMYHFVEEPARRWMRRMVDVKPPDATVEAGEVVLPKLHQIEGGRERSPVRTARIGRAR